The region TGACCTTGCCTCATTACTCCACGATTTCGGAAACAACACCAGCGCCAACGGTACGTCCACCTTCGCGGATTGCGAAGCGAAGACCCTTTTCCATGGCGATCGGGTTGATCAG is a window of Deltaproteobacteria bacterium HGW-Deltaproteobacteria-18 DNA encoding:
- a CDS encoding elongation factor Tu, with the protein product LINPIAMEKGLRFAIREGGRTVGAGVVSEIVE